The genomic interval TCGCCACAAAGGCATCCAGGATGTCGGGGTCGAAGTGGGTGCCCCGGCCCTGCACCACGATGCGGCAAGCCTCTTCGTGGCTGAAGGCGGGCTTGTAGACGCGCTTGCTGATCAGCGCGTCGTATACATCGGCCAGCGCCATCAGGCGGGCCGAGATCGGGATCGCATCGCCCGCCCAGCCCTCGGGGTAGCCTGAGCCGTCCCACTTTTCCTGGTGGCTGTAGGCAATTTCCTTGGCCAGCGTCAAAAACGCCACCTGCATCCCCAGGCGCCGCTCGGCGTCCTCGATCGAATCCCGGCCCAGGCGGCTGTGGGTCTTCATGATCTCGAATTCTTCGGGGGTCAGCTTGCCGGGCTTGAGCAAAATGTTGTCCGGGATGCCGATCTTGCCAATGTCGTGCAGCGGTGCCGACTTGAACAGCAGCTCAATCGTGGCATCGGTCAAAAAGCTGGCAAACCGGGGGTGGTCTCTCAGCTGCTCGGCCAGACGCTTGATGTACATCTGGGTGCGGCGGATGTGGTTGCCGGTTTCGTTGTCGCGGGTTTCGGCCAGCGAGGCCATGGCCATGATGGTCACGTCCTGGATGGCATGCACTTCCTGCGTGCGCTTGACCACTTCCTGCTCTAAAAACTCGCTCTTGTCGCGCAAGAAGTCGGCCGATGCCTTGAGCGCCAGATGGGCATGCACACGCGCCAGCACGATGGACGGGCTGATGGGCTTGGTGATGTAGTCGGCCGCGCCCAGCTCCAGGCCCCTGGTTTCGTCTTCCACTTCGGACTTGGCGGTGAGAAAGATCACCGGAATGTCGCGGGTGCGTGGCTCGGCCTTGAGGCGGCGGCAGACCTCGTAGCCGTCCATGTCAGGCATCATGATGTCCAGCAAAATGAGGTCGGGCGGCGCATCGGAGTTGGCGATGCGCAAACCCTTTTCGCCATGGTTGGCCACCTTGACCTTGTAGTGGTCTTTGAGCAACGAACTCATCAGGGACAAATTGTCCGGCGTGTCGTCCACGACCAAAACGGTCACCACCGGCTTGTCAATGAAGGTAGTTGGAAGGTCCATAGGTAGTGCCGAAAAGTATTTTTGTCGAACAAGCGTGAACAAAACCAAGCACCGTCGGGCTGCTTGCCCGGCGTATGGAAGCGCAGGGTATCCATAGTTTAGGAGATGCAGCATACCTGTGTTCTGTTGCCACCGGTAATCGAGGCGGTGGCGGAATGCACAAAGCCAAAAGCCGACGGGCGGTATACCGGGTTGCCCCCGTATACCGCCCGTCGGCAGGGACGACCCTGTTCAGACCGTTTCAGGCATGCCGCTGCGCAGCGATTTGGCAATCGCCAGCCCGATACGGGTGGCTTCCAGCGCATCCGACAGCGTCAGCGTCAGCGGCTGCACGCCCCGGCAGGCGGCCACAAACGCGGCCATCTCGGCGGCAAAGGCGGCTTCGAAGCGCTCGTAAAAGTCGCCCAGCACCGCGTGGCGCACGCCCAGGCTGTCGCTGCGCACAATGCGGTCGCGCGCGGCGTGCTCGCCCACCAGCAGCTTGCCTGCGGTGCCGATCACCTCGGTGCTGGTTTCGTGCCCATGGGCCATGGTGCGCGAGGCGTACAGCACGGCCTTGGAGCCGCCTTCAAATTCGACCACGGCCAGGCCGTTGTCCACATCGCCAAATTCGGCCAGCGCCGGGTGCAGCGCGTTGGTGCCGGTGGCAAAGGCGCGCAAGGCCTTGGGGCGGCCCAGCATCCAGCGCGCCAGGTCGATGTCGTGCACGCTGCAGTCCATGAAGATGCCGCCCGAGGTGGGCGCAAACCGCACAAAAAAGCCTTCGGGGTCGTTCTGGTCGCAGGTCTGGCTGCGCACCAGAAACGGCTTGCCGATCTCGCCCGCCGCCACGCTGGCCTGCGCGGCCAGATAGCTGGGGTCGAAACGGCGCACAAAGCCGACCATGGCCACCTGGTCCGGGTGCTTTTCGGCCACGGCCAGCACGCGCTCGCAGTCGGCCAGGTTCAGCGCCAGCGGCTTTTCCACAAACACATGCTTGCCTGCTTCCAGCGCGGCAATCGCCTGGTTGGCATGCAAGGACGTGGGGGTGACCAGCACCACCGCGTCAATGTCCGGGTCGGCAATGAATGCGTCGAAGTCGTCATACAGGCGGGCGATGCCTAGCTGCTCGCCCGCAAAGGCGCGCTCGCTGGCCACCGGGCTACAGGCTGCCACCAGGCTGCAGTGGCGGGTGCGGAAGGCCAGGGCCTCCGCGTGCCGCTGGCCCAGGCGGCCCAGACCGGCAATGCCAATCCGTAGAGCTTGGGATGTAGCCATGGCTTAGAACAGAACCGGTTGGCCGCTCTTGCAGCTTTCAGCGGCGGCATCGGCCAGCTTTTGCGCAGCCACGCCGTCGGCCACCGTGGTCTTGAACGGTGTGCCGGTCTGCAGGCATTCGAAGAAGTGCGCGATCTCCAGCTTGTAGGCCGCAGCGTAGCGCTGCAGGAAGAAGGCTTCGGGCTTGTCGGCGCGAATGCCGTTGGCATCCCACTGCACCACGGCCGATGGGGTTTGGTTGCCACACTGCAGCAAACCGCCCGAGCCCAGCACTTCAAAGCGCTGGTCGTAGCCGTAGGCAGCGCGGCGGCTGGTGTTGATCTGGCACAGGCGACCGGACTTCGTACGGATGGTCACGGCGGTGCTGTCCACGTCGCCCAGGTCGGCAATGGCGGGGTCGGTCAGCACCGAGCCGGTGGCGCTGAGCCAAACGGCTTCGTCGCCGTCGGCGCACAGGATCCAGCGGAACACGTCCAGGTCGTGGATCAGCATGTCGCGGAAGATGCCGCCGGAGGCCTTGATGTAGTCGGCCGGGGGCGCGCCGGGGTCGCGGCTGGTGATGATCAGCATCTCGGGCTTGCCGATGTCTCCGGCGGCCAGGCGGCGGCTGGCATCGTTGAAGGTGGGGTCGAAACGGCGCTGGAAGCCGATCATGCAGGCCACACCGGCGGCCTTGACGGCTTCGGCGCAGGCCACGGCGCGGGGTACCGACAAATCCACCGGTTTTTCGCAAAAGATGTGCTTGCCCGCGGCGGCGGCGCGGGTGATCAGGTCGCTGTGGGTGGCGGTGGACGAGCAGATCGCCACGGCGTCAATGCTCTTGTCGGCCAGCACGGCTTCGATAGTGGACACCTGGGCACCCAGTTGCTGCGCCAGGTCGGCAGCGGCGGCGGGCACCGGGTCGCACACGGCTTGCAGCTTGACACCGGGCAGTGCGGCGATATTGGAGGAGTGGATGCGGCCAATGCGACCGGCACCGAATACAGCAACGTTTTTCATAGGGTTTACCAGAGAAGAAAACACAAAAAATCCGCCTGAACAGGGCAACGGCGGGAACCAAGATGCCGGACTATACGGGGATTTTCGACAAACGAAAATAATTTTCCAAAAAAATTTAAATTCGAATTTAACTTCAAGGTAAACCCTTAGAAATGACCATAAATGGTCAAAAAACCGGCTGCCAAGCGGGCCCGGCTTGTCTACAGTGGCGGCCAGACCCGTCCACCGACAAGCCCATTTTTTCCAGGAGACAAACCCCATGACACAAGCCATCCCTTTTTCCATCAACCGCATCAGCGCACCGCGCATCCCCTTCGCTGCCTTTGCCGCCATGGCCAAGCGCCTGGGCGTGGCTGCCATCGAAATCCGCAACGACCTGCCCGACGCTGAAATGGTCAACGGTGCCAAGGCCGCCGATATTGGCGCTGCCGCCAAGACCCAGGGCCTGACCATCCGCTCCATCAACGCGCTACAGCGCTTCGACCAGTTCGATGCCAAGCGCCTGGCGGAAGCGCAAGAGATGATTGCCTACGCAGTGGCCTGCGGTGCCGAAGCCCTGGTGCTGTGCCCCACCAACGACCTGCGCGACCACCGCACGCCCGACCAGCGCCACCTGGACCTGGTCAACGCCCTGACCCAGCTCAAGCCCCTGCTGGAAGCCGCCAAACTGGTCGGTCTGGTGGAACCCCTGGGTTTCGAAGAATGCGCCGTGCGCCGCAAGTCGCAAGCCGTGCGCGCCATCGACGAAATCGGCGGCGGCAGCACCTTCCAACTGGTGCACGACACCTTCCACCACCACCTCGCGGGCGAAGGCCTGTTCTTCCCCGAGCACACCGGCCTCATCCACATCTCGGGTGTGGAAGACACCGCCCTCACCCCCAACCAGATGCGCGACAACCACCGCGTGCTGGTAGGTGCCAGCGACCGCCTGGGCAACGCTGCCCAGCTCGGCACCCTGCTGGACGCAGGCTATGCAGGCTTTGTGTCGTTCGAGCCCTTCGCCGAAGAAATCGCCGCCGCGTCCGAGGCCGAGATCGAGCAGCAACTGGCCTCCAGCATGGCCTACCTGACGAAGGCCGTGGCGGCAGCCCGCAAAAAAGAAGCACAGCCTGCCTGATCTACAGTGCGGGCATGCCCGACATGCCCGCACCCCGTAGAAAATCCAGCGCCCGCTTTATCGACATTGCCGCGCTGGCCCAGGTCAGCCCGGCCACTGTCAACCGGGTGCTGAACGACCGGGGCAGCGTCTCCACCGCCACGCGCGAAAAGGTTATCCGCGCAGCGCAGCAGCTTGCCGTGCCGCGCCTGATGCCCGAGGTGCACCGGGGCCTGACCCGGCTGGATGTCGTGTTTGCACGCAGCCAGACCCCGTTTTTCCGGCGCATGGAGCTGGCCCTGGAGCGCTTTATGCCGCTGCTGGACCGGCGCATCG from Comamonadaceae bacterium OS-1 carries:
- a CDS encoding putative cyclic di-GMP phosphodiesterase, whose translation is MDLPTTFIDKPVVTVLVVDDTPDNLSLMSSLLKDHYKVKVANHGEKGLRIANSDAPPDLILLDIMMPDMDGYEVCRRLKAEPRTRDIPVIFLTAKSEVEDETRGLELGAADYITKPISPSIVLARVHAHLALKASADFLRDKSEFLEQEVVKRTQEVHAIQDVTIMAMASLAETRDNETGNHIRRTQMYIKRLAEQLRDHPRFASFLTDATIELLFKSAPLHDIGKIGIPDNILLKPGKLTPEEFEIMKTHSRLGRDSIEDAERRLGMQVAFLTLAKEIAYSHQEKWDGSGYPEGWAGDAIPISARLMALADVYDALISKRVYKPAFSHEEACRIVVQGRGTHFDPDILDAFVAIADDFQEIANTYRDND
- the iolX gene encoding scyllo-inositol 2-dehydrogenase (NAD(+)), yielding MATSQALRIGIAGLGRLGQRHAEALAFRTRHCSLVAACSPVASERAFAGEQLGIARLYDDFDAFIADPDIDAVVLVTPTSLHANQAIAALEAGKHVFVEKPLALNLADCERVLAVAEKHPDQVAMVGFVRRFDPSYLAAQASVAAGEIGKPFLVRSQTCDQNDPEGFFVRFAPTSGGIFMDCSVHDIDLARWMLGRPKALRAFATGTNALHPALAEFGDVDNGLAVVEFEGGSKAVLYASRTMAHGHETSTEVIGTAGKLLVGEHAARDRIVRSDSLGVRHAVLGDFYERFEAAFAAEMAAFVAACRGVQPLTLTLSDALEATRIGLAIAKSLRSGMPETV
- the iolG_1 gene encoding myo-inositol 2-dehydrogenase, producing the protein MKNVAVFGAGRIGRIHSSNIAALPGVKLQAVCDPVPAAAADLAQQLGAQVSTIEAVLADKSIDAVAICSSTATHSDLITRAAAAGKHIFCEKPVDLSVPRAVACAEAVKAAGVACMIGFQRRFDPTFNDASRRLAAGDIGKPEMLIITSRDPGAPPADYIKASGGIFRDMLIHDLDVFRWILCADGDEAVWLSATGSVLTDPAIADLGDVDSTAVTIRTKSGRLCQINTSRRAAYGYDQRFEVLGSGGLLQCGNQTPSAVVQWDANGIRADKPEAFFLQRYAAAYKLEIAHFFECLQTGTPFKTTVADGVAAQKLADAAAESCKSGQPVLF